One Psychrosphaera aestuarii DNA window includes the following coding sequences:
- a CDS encoding P-II family nitrogen regulator has protein sequence MKKVTAIIKPFKLDDVREALSDLGVNGMTVSEVKGFGRQKGHTELYRGAEYMVDFLPKMKIEIVVAETMLDQVVDSILETAQTGKIGDGKIFVEPVERVIRIRTGEENDEAI, from the coding sequence ATGAAAAAAGTAACGGCCATTATTAAACCTTTTAAATTAGACGATGTTCGTGAGGCATTATCAGATTTAGGCGTCAACGGTATGACAGTTTCTGAAGTAAAGGGATTTGGGCGTCAAAAAGGGCATACAGAGTTATATCGTGGTGCAGAGTATATGGTTGATTTTCTGCCCAAAATGAAAATTGAGATAGTAGTGGCTGAAACTATGCTTGACCAAGTCGTAGATTCAATTTTAGAAACAGCACAAACCGGCAAAATCGGTGATGGCAAAATATTCGTTGAGCCAGTTGAACGAGTGATCAGAATTCGTACCGGTGAAGAAAACGACGAAGCAATATAA
- a CDS encoding type IV pilin protein, which yields MFRQFAKGFTLVEMLVTLAIIGILSSVIYPSYTRYVVSSYRAQAQADMLEFATAMERHKATTFSYAGAAGTQGSPADTGEPWIFAAHSPSDKPEADKKYTLTIEAIENNGRSYEIKATPVNQTYGDPMSDGVMSIFSDGRKAYDANKDGNYSADEYCWNC from the coding sequence ATGTTTAGGCAGTTTGCGAAAGGCTTTACCTTGGTAGAAATGCTGGTGACCCTAGCAATTATTGGTATTTTGAGTTCTGTTATATACCCAAGTTACACGCGCTATGTGGTTAGTTCTTACCGAGCACAAGCACAAGCTGATATGCTTGAATTTGCCACTGCTATGGAACGTCACAAAGCAACAACTTTTAGTTATGCTGGAGCTGCGGGAACTCAAGGTTCACCGGCAGACACTGGAGAACCGTGGATATTTGCTGCCCACTCTCCCTCTGATAAACCCGAAGCTGACAAAAAATATACACTCACTATTGAAGCGATAGAAAATAATGGTCGTTCGTACGAAATTAAAGCGACACCAGTGAATCAAACGTACGGTGATCCTATGTCTGATGGCGTAATGAGTATTTTCTCTGACGGTCGTAAAGCTTATGATGCCAATAAAGATGGCAATTACTCCGCTGACGAATATTGCTGGAATTGTTAA
- a CDS encoding Hsp20 family protein, translating into MRNIDLSPLYRSFIGFDQLASKLDAANRSDKNTGYPPYNIESIADDKYRITMAVAGFVESELEIESENNSLIVKGIKAEDKETKNYLYQGIAERNFERRFQLGDYIKVIDAYMEHGLLHVNLEREVPEALKPRKIAIGKNNLIEQ; encoded by the coding sequence ATGAGAAACATCGATCTATCACCACTTTACCGTTCTTTTATTGGCTTTGATCAATTAGCTTCAAAATTAGATGCTGCAAATCGTAGCGACAAAAATACTGGCTATCCTCCATATAACATTGAATCAATCGCGGACGACAAATACAGAATTACTATGGCGGTTGCAGGCTTCGTAGAGTCTGAATTAGAAATTGAATCTGAGAATAATAGTCTCATTGTTAAAGGTATTAAAGCCGAAGACAAGGAAACTAAAAACTATTTATACCAAGGCATTGCTGAACGAAACTTTGAGCGTCGCTTTCAACTAGGTGATTACATTAAGGTCATTGATGCTTACATGGAGCATGGCCTGTTACATGTGAACCTAGAACGCGAAGTTCCTGAGGCGTTAAAGCCAAGAAAAATCGCAATTGGTAAAAACAACTTAATTGAACAGTAA
- a CDS encoding GspH/FimT family pseudopilin, with amino-acid sequence MQLKETQLKKSKGFTLIEVLVTLALFAIITTSVAPSVGNFFKRNKVAAIVNNHSAALQLARHTAISQNRFVVICPTNDMATCETDWNLTKMIFIDEDGDDSLGANEEVIGSADMVKGYFIKSTRNLIRFAPVNTAQTVNTTIRICPQEGDSAFARALVLSNVGRVRIVRDPADIDCSA; translated from the coding sequence ATGCAATTAAAAGAAACACAATTGAAAAAGAGTAAGGGCTTTACATTAATTGAAGTGTTAGTAACGTTGGCTCTTTTTGCAATCATTACGACTTCGGTTGCACCCTCTGTCGGTAATTTTTTTAAGCGAAATAAAGTTGCTGCTATAGTCAACAACCACAGTGCAGCGCTGCAATTAGCCAGACATACTGCGATATCGCAAAATCGTTTTGTCGTGATTTGCCCAACAAACGACATGGCAACATGTGAGACCGATTGGAATCTAACAAAGATGATTTTTATTGATGAAGATGGTGACGATAGCTTAGGTGCGAATGAAGAAGTGATTGGTAGTGCAGATATGGTAAAAGGATATTTTATTAAATCAACTCGCAACCTGATTCGTTTTGCACCCGTAAATACTGCTCAAACGGTAAATACCACCATCAGGATCTGTCCTCAAGAGGGGGATAGTGCATTTGCCCGAGCTCTGGTGTTATCAAATGTGGGCCGAGTTCGAATAGTTCGAGACCCGGCGGACATTGACTGCTCAGCTTAA
- the tpx gene encoding thiol peroxidase: MKKALISSLMFVSTLSFAYDIQKNLPINLDIVKANGKAVVLLGNQVQVGDIAPDFKVVDANFSLKTKADFSGKPLLISAVPSLDTGVCSIQTKRFNEEVDNLPQDVVMLTVSADLPFAQKRFCQAEDIDKLMTLSDSVWRDFAMNYGLLIKDMGLLARAIFVISPDDKIVYKEVVSELSEQPNYDAALAVLRSISEQQTESDASSEQPDVVVIEQ, translated from the coding sequence ATGAAGAAAGCTCTGATCTCTTCTCTTATGTTCGTATCTACACTCAGTTTTGCATACGACATCCAGAAGAACCTGCCGATAAACTTAGATATTGTTAAGGCAAATGGCAAAGCGGTAGTACTATTAGGTAACCAGGTACAAGTAGGGGACATTGCACCTGACTTTAAAGTTGTTGATGCCAACTTTTCTTTAAAAACAAAAGCGGACTTCTCTGGCAAGCCTCTGTTAATTAGCGCAGTACCTAGTTTAGATACCGGTGTTTGCAGTATTCAAACCAAGCGATTTAATGAAGAAGTCGATAACTTACCGCAAGATGTTGTCATGTTAACAGTAAGTGCGGATTTGCCATTTGCGCAAAAACGTTTCTGCCAAGCTGAAGATATTGACAAGTTAATGACGTTATCTGACTCAGTTTGGCGCGATTTCGCAATGAACTATGGGTTACTAATAAAAGACATGGGATTATTAGCGAGAGCCATCTTTGTTATAAGTCCTGATGATAAAATTGTATATAAAGAAGTTGTATCCGAATTATCAGAACAACCGAATTATGATGCCGCACTTGCGGTGTTAAGAAGTATTTCGGAGCAACAAACGGAATCTGACGCCTCTTCAGAACAACCGGACGTTGTTGTTATTGAACAGTAG
- the nadE gene encoding ammonia-dependent NAD(+) synthetase, with amino-acid sequence MNANEIRNEMRVLPEIDAAFEVRRRVDFIKKTLVESGSKFLVLGISGGVDSSTCGRLAQLATDELNNETNSAYKFIAVRLPYDVQADEDEAQLALSFIQPSEVVTVNVKGGVDGIHNEVMNVLPASLKSNLNQAKVDFVKGNVKARARMVAQYEIAGLLNGLVLGTDHSAENITGFYTKWGDGACDLIPLFGLCKRQVRAIAKHLGAPSILVEKAPTADLEELSPGKKDEDALGMSYDDIDNFLEGKAVSQEVEDKLVAIFNATQHKRKPIPTIYDE; translated from the coding sequence ATGAACGCCAATGAAATTCGCAACGAAATGAGAGTGCTTCCTGAAATAGACGCAGCCTTTGAAGTAAGACGAAGAGTTGATTTTATAAAAAAAACCTTAGTTGAGTCGGGCTCAAAATTTTTAGTTTTAGGCATCAGCGGTGGTGTTGACTCTTCAACTTGTGGCCGTTTAGCACAATTAGCTACTGACGAGCTTAACAACGAGACAAACTCGGCTTATAAATTTATTGCCGTAAGACTGCCATACGATGTTCAAGCTGACGAAGATGAAGCGCAGCTAGCGTTAAGTTTTATACAGCCCAGTGAAGTTGTTACCGTTAACGTTAAAGGCGGTGTAGATGGCATTCACAATGAAGTAATGAATGTTTTACCCGCCTCTTTGAAATCAAATCTTAATCAAGCAAAAGTAGACTTTGTGAAGGGCAACGTAAAAGCTCGAGCTCGCATGGTTGCCCAATATGAAATTGCAGGTTTACTAAATGGCCTTGTTTTAGGCACAGATCACTCTGCTGAAAATATTACTGGGTTTTATACTAAATGGGGTGATGGTGCCTGTGACTTAATTCCTTTATTTGGCTTATGTAAACGACAAGTAAGAGCTATAGCAAAGCATCTAGGTGCGCCTTCAATATTAGTAGAAAAAGCGCCTACCGCTGATTTAGAGGAGCTATCTCCGGGTAAAAAAGATGAAGATGCGTTAGGTATGAGTTATGACGATATTGACAATTTTTTAGAAGGCAAAGCCGTATCTCAAGAAGTTGAAGATAAATTAGTTGCGATTTTTAATGCTACTCAACATAAAAGAAAGCCTATTCCTACGATATATGATGAGTAG